One region of Psychrobacter sp. DAB_AL43B genomic DNA includes:
- a CDS encoding alkene reductase, which yields MAYDNLFEPIKMGTQTLKNRIIMAPLTRLRAVEPGDIPTVLASEYYSQRSGAGLVITEATQVSFQAKGYAGAPGIHTQDQTTAWKTIVDNVHAKGGKIVVQLWHTGLVAHESVQPDGKAPISASDVHVGVRTSLRDSNNQAIRVEATPPRPATPEQIQQVIADFGLATKNAKEAGFDGVEIHGAHGYLLHQFWAQHTNQRDDEYGGSRDNRARLTLDVIDACVDAWDADHVGIRISPLGTFNNVEAGYHEDENIWIIEQINKRGLMYLHLSEPDWAGGTPYSNEFRQRVRDAFGQMIIAAGGYTAEKAEKNIKDGYIDAVAFGRDYIANPDLAERIREGAPLNEQLPESFYGGGTEGYTDYPFLNQA from the coding sequence ATGGCATACGATAATTTATTCGAACCCATCAAAATGGGCACTCAGACGTTAAAAAACCGCATAATCATGGCACCCTTAACCCGCTTACGTGCGGTCGAGCCAGGCGATATTCCAACTGTGCTTGCTAGCGAATATTACTCGCAGCGTAGCGGTGCAGGGTTAGTGATTACCGAAGCGACGCAGGTATCTTTTCAGGCAAAAGGTTATGCGGGCGCACCGGGTATCCATACCCAAGACCAAACGACCGCATGGAAAACCATCGTTGATAATGTCCATGCAAAAGGCGGCAAAATTGTCGTACAGTTATGGCACACGGGTTTGGTCGCGCATGAAAGTGTCCAACCTGATGGCAAAGCGCCAATCTCTGCCTCTGATGTCCATGTTGGTGTGCGCACCTCACTTCGCGATAGCAATAACCAAGCCATTCGTGTTGAGGCGACTCCCCCGCGCCCAGCCACCCCTGAACAAATACAGCAAGTCATCGCTGACTTTGGTCTTGCCACCAAAAACGCCAAAGAAGCAGGCTTTGATGGGGTAGAAATTCATGGTGCTCATGGCTATCTGTTGCATCAGTTTTGGGCTCAGCATACTAACCAACGTGATGATGAATATGGCGGCAGTCGTGACAACCGTGCCCGTTTGACGCTGGATGTCATCGATGCTTGTGTCGACGCTTGGGATGCTGATCATGTCGGTATTCGTATTTCACCGCTTGGTACTTTCAATAATGTCGAAGCCGGTTATCATGAAGATGAAAACATTTGGATAATTGAGCAGATTAATAAACGCGGCCTGATGTATCTGCATCTCTCTGAGCCTGATTGGGCAGGCGGTACACCGTATAGCAACGAATTCCGTCAGCGCGTTCGCGATGCCTTTGGTCAAATGATTATCGCCGCTGGTGGTTATACCGCTGAAAAAGCTGAGAAAAATATCAAAGATGGTTATATCGATGCGGTTGCCTTTGGTCGTGACTATATTGCCAACCCTGACTTGGCTGAGCGTATCCGCGAAGGCGCACCGCTTAATGAACAGCTTCCAGAGAGCTTTTATGGTGGCGGCACAGAGGGCTATACCGATTATCCATTTTTAAACCAAGCATAA